The region TAGCCCCCAGTTGAGTGCCCAAGGCCGCCTTACTAATCAGGGTCATCAACAGGGAAAAGCGGTAATCCAGGGCATCAAATCGCAACAGGTTAGTATTGTCCGGCATGGCTTCCACCGTGGACTGGGTCAACCCCCACCATAAAATTGGCAACGCCACTACCAAGCCTCCCAACGGCCCGGCGATCGCCACATCAAATAAAGCTTTACGGTGGGGCACCGGGGACTTCATCTGGATAAAAGCGCCAAAGGTGCCCAAAAAGAAGGGAATGGGAATGAAATAGGGCAAAGTGGTGCGGATTTTGTAATGAACCGCTGCCCCATAGTGACTTAGTTCATGGCAGCCCAAAATGGTCAAAATTGCCAAACTGTAGGGCAAACCCACCATTAACGTTTGGATGCCCGCCTGGAGTTTTTCCGGAGTTAACCCCGCCATTTCTGCTCCCACCATAGTGGTGGTGAACCCAGTCAGTAGCAGTAAAGTTAAGGCTAACCAAGGTTTATGGAGCTTTTCGGCATTATTAATATTATCTTCCTTCGCCTGGGCTGGGTTAGGTACTAGGGCAAAAAAAGGTTGGCCCTGCAAACTTTCTTGAAATAGCACCAAAAAGCGATCGCCAAAGGCATCTTCCACATTACCCTTGACCCGTTCGTAGGCCATTTCCGGTGCCACTTGTAATTTGCCTCGGCACAGAATAGCCTGGGGACGATAGTCCAATTGCTGGAGGTAATACACTCCCCAGGGAAAACAATCCCGCAAAGATTTTTCTTCCGCCGCATCAATGGGTCGGGGGGCTGGCTCCGATGATTTTTGCTCTGTTCCTTGGGCGTTATCGGGGTTGGGGGAAGCGGTAGCCTGGGCCTGTTGATCGGGGACAATGCGACCCTTTTGCACCAACCACCAGTACAACAAAGGACAGACTAAAAAAGGCCCTAGCAATAGTAAGGCTGGCAGAGGGGCATCGGGGCCATAGATCATTGCCCAAATTGTCCAGAGGGTGGCTGGGGTCATCAACACCAACCACAATATCCAAATCGGGGTGCGGGTGATAGGGGCGGCATTGCTTTTAACCACAAAATAGGTGATGACAGCAAGGATGAGCAAAAGAAGCCACATTTTTACAAAACTCAGAGGTTACAGGGTCACAGCTAGATTCTGGGCGGGGTGGCCCGGATCAGCAAAACAGGCAGTGCGAGGTAAAGCAATCCCCTCTCCAGTCTAAGGTATTGCCTCCAGGGGCAAAG is a window of Synechocystis sp. PCC 7338 DNA encoding:
- a CDS encoding site-2 protease family protein, giving the protein MWLLLLILAVITYFVVKSNAAPITRTPIWILWLVLMTPATLWTIWAMIYGPDAPLPALLLLGPFLVCPLLYWWLVQKGRIVPDQQAQATASPNPDNAQGTEQKSSEPAPRPIDAAEEKSLRDCFPWGVYYLQQLDYRPQAILCRGKLQVAPEMAYERVKGNVEDAFGDRFLVLFQESLQGQPFFALVPNPAQAKEDNINNAEKLHKPWLALTLLLLTGFTTTMVGAEMAGLTPEKLQAGIQTLMVGLPYSLAILTILGCHELSHYGAAVHYKIRTTLPYFIPIPFFLGTFGAFIQMKSPVPHRKALFDVAIAGPLGGLVVALPILWWGLTQSTVEAMPDNTNLLRFDALDYRFSLLMTLISKAALGTQLGANTVLDLHPLAIAGYIGLIVTALNLMPFGQLDGGHIIHAMLGQRAAIVTGQITRVAMVLLSFIRSDFFIWAIILLLMPVGDQPALNDVSELDDRRDLLGIVAIAILILILLPVPPPVAQWLQI